One genomic region from Anguilla rostrata isolate EN2019 chromosome 2, ASM1855537v3, whole genome shotgun sequence encodes:
- the sgms1b gene encoding phosphatidylcholine:ceramide cholinephosphotransferase 1 has protein sequence MKNVILWSEEEVSRWLTEEGFQEYLEACGPLTGQALLELTREDFQSPPLSLVTSDGGTQLLEKVETLKIEHHIEAHKNGHANGHAVVAGDGKGKRNGALNGFRKDAVQIPVPEPERSPYPLEWGKTAVAFCYAVCCFVLTTIMISVVHERVPPKELDPPLPDKFFDIFDRVEWAFSICEINGMLLVGLWLLQWVLLKYRSIVGRRFFFIVGTLYLYRCITMYVTTLPVPGMHFKCAPKLFGDWEAQMRRVLKMIAGGGLSITGSHNMCGDYLYSGHTVMLTLTYLFIKEYSPKRFWWYHWLCWILSAVGIICILLAHDHYTVDVVVAYYITTRLFWWYHTMANQQVLKETSQSNFFARVWWYRMFQYFERNVQGIVPRNYELPFSWRSPLHWGHVKYSRIDS, from the exons ATGAAAAACGTGATCCTGTGGTCGGAGGAGGAGGTGTCGCGCTGGCTGACGGAGGAGGGGTTTCAGGAGTACCTGGAGGCCTGCGGGCCCCTGACCGGCCAGGCCCTGCTGGAACTCACCAGGGAGGACTTCCAGAGCCCGCCCCTGTCCTTGGTCACCTCGGACGGCGGGACGCAGCTCCTGGAGAAGGTGGAAACCCTGAAGATCGAGCACCACATCGAGGCGCACAAGAACGGGCACGCCAACGGCCACGCGGTGGTGGCGGGCGACGGGAAGGGCAAGAGGAACGGCGCGCTCAACGGCTTCCGCAAGGACGCCGTCCAGATCCCCGTCCCCGAGCCGGAGCGCTCGCCCTACCCACTGGAGTGGGGCAAGACGGCCGTGGCCTTCTGCTACGCCGTGTGCTGCTTCGTCCTCACCACCATCATGATCTCCGTGGTCCACGAGCGCGTCCCCCCCAAGGAACTGGACCCCCCTCTGCCCGACAAGTTCTTTGACATTTTCGACAGAGTCGAATGGGCCTTCTCCATTTGCGAGATCAACGGCATGTTGCTGGTCGGCCTATGGCTGCTGCAGTGGGTGCTGTTGAAATACAG GTCCATTGTTGGCCGGAGGTTCTTCTTCATTGTTGGTACACTCTACCTGTACAGATGTATCACCATGTATGTCACCACCCTTCCAGTACCAGGGATGCACTTCAAGTGTGCTCCAAAG CTGTTCGGGGACTGGGAGGCCCAGATGCGCAGGGTGTTAAAGATGATCGCGGGAGGAGGCCTGTCCATCACGGGATCTCACAACATGTGCGGAGACTACCTGTACAGCGGCCACACCGTCATGCTGACGCTCACGTACCTGTTCATCAAAGAGT ATTCCCCAAAGAGGTTTTGGTGGTACCACTGGCTCTGCTGGATTCTCAGTGCTGTAGGAATCATCTGCATTCTGCTGGCGCATGACCACTATACTGTGGATGTAGTTGTGGCGTACTACATCACAACACGCTTGTTCTGGTGGTACCACACCATGGCCAACCAGCAG GTGCTGAAGGAGACGTCTCAAAGTAACTTTTTCGCGAGGGTGTGGTGGTACCGAATGTTCCAGTACTTCGAACGGAACGTACAGGGCATCGTCCCCCGCAACTACGAGCTGCCGTTCTCCTGGCGTTCCCCTCTGCACTGGGGTCACGTCAAGTACAGCAGGATAGACTCGTAG